The DNA window CGCGGCCCTTGAGGTCGATGTGGAGAATCTGGTCTTTGGGCTGGAGCTTTGCCATTTCGGTCTTCAACTCGCCGATCTCGATGGCAAACTCCATATCGCTGCGTTGTTTGCCGAAGAGTGCTTCCTGGATGCGGCGTTCCACGTAAGTGGTGACCCCTTCATTGAGCCAGAAATCACTCCAGGTGGCGTTGGTGACGAGATTGCCACTCCAGCTGTGGGCCAGCTCATGAGAGATAAGCGAGACCAGGCTCTTGTCGCCTGCCAGGATGGTGGGCGTTACAAAGGTGAGCCGCGGGTTCTCCATGCCGCCGATGGGGAAGCTGGGCGGCAGAATGAGCACATCATAGCGGTCCCAACGGTAAGAACCGAAGAGTTGCTCGGCGGCGCGCACCATCGCATCGAGATCCTCAAACTCTTTTGTGGCGGCATCGAGCAATTGCTTTTCGGCATAGATGCCGGTGCGTCCGCCCATGAGGCGGAATTGGATTTCTCCCACTGCCAGGGCGATCAGATAGGGCGGAATCCGCTGCGTCATGTCAAAGCTGTAGGAGCCGGTGGGGGCAGAGGTGCGCTGGTCGTTCGGCGCGCTCATGACGGCAAAGAAGTTCGGCTCGGTTTCCACCTTGGCTTTGTAGGTGATGCGGATGCCGGGCGAATCCTGGAGCGGAATCCAGCTCCGGGTGTAGATCGGCTGGCCCTGGGTATAGAGATAAGGCGACTGTTTGCCAGCGGTTTGTTGCTCGCTAAGCCACTGCAGCGCGACGGCACTCGGGCTTGTTTCATAAGAAACTCGGACAAATTTTGTGCCCTCACTCAGGTTAATTTCAAGAGGAGCGCCTAAGATCTTGTCGCTTGGGCCAAGTTTGTATTCAGCTACATGGAAGTTCACGCCGTCGATGGAGCTTTCAGTCTTGAAGATCTTCAGGTCCTTGGTATCGAGGGTGATCTTCCCCTTGCCTTTCACGCGGTGGGTGGCGGTGCCAGAAATCACTTTTCTTTCGAAATCGACGCGCGCATAAAGATCGAGATGAGTAGAGATGGCTTCGGCTGGAACAGCATAAGAATGCTCATCTTTGGGAATCGGCATGCTAGGCTTCTCCTGGTCGAGCTTGGGTGCGCAGGAGGACAGGAGCGAGATCGTGACCCAGACGCAGCCATACTGGAACAAACGCATCTGACCATTATCTATCCCCAAAAGCAGAAATCCTGCCCCAAAGCAACAAGGCCCCCGTTTTGAGGCGGGGGCCGAGAGAGAAGGACAGAATTGCTTTAATTGGAGCGGCGCGGGGAGTACTTGTTGAGGTCCGCAATCATGACGCCTGCGGCTGCTGGCGGCTTCGGATTTTCAGAGATGATCTCTTTGTTCGTCATCGTCTTGCCGTACAGTTCCTTGTTGACGTCGAGATCCTGGCGGAGTGTCGAGCCTTCAAGCGAGATGCCGGCGAAGACGCCACGGCTGCGCGAGTAGCTCAGGATTTCGGCGGTGAGATAGGCATCGGTCTGCGCGCTCGAGGTGCGGCCCACCGGACCTGCCGCTACACTGGCCTCGCCGCCCAGCTTGAACTGGCTGGAGAGCAGGCGCTGCGCACCCTTGGCGTTCATCACCAGCAGGATTACGTCCTGCTCGCTGCCGCCAATCTGGAAGCCCACGCTGCCACCCTCGACCCGCACTCCGGCGGGCGAGCCCCATCCCGAGCCATTTTCATGACGGCAGACAAAGAAGCCTTTTCCGTACTTGCCCCCAAAAATGAAGGCACCTTTCTTCAGACCGGGAATGATCACCGCGCAGTAACTCTTATCGAGTAAATCCTGGGGAATAGCCTTGTCTTTCATCTGCATTACTTCGTGCAGCGTATCGCCAGCGGCTTTCAATCTCTTCTCTTCGTTGCTTTGGGCAAACAGGCTGGCCGTGAGGCCGAGCGCGAGCAGTGCGCACAGGGGTTTCATGAGGATCCTTTCCAATAAGAATATCGCGAAGCGGCAAGCGTTTCGGTAAATCACCATTTCGCGCGAGGGCATGGGAAAATAAGGGTTTATGACCCTCGAAGAAATCGAGCGGGAATATGATCAGCTCCGCCAGCAAGCAGATTCTGTGCGGAGCTATCTTTGACTCGCCTAAGAAAAAAAAGCAACTGAATGAACTGGAACAGGTGATCTCGGACCCTGATTTCTGGAATCATCCCGAGAAGAGCCAAGAAGTGATGCAGAAGCGCAAACGGCTGGAAGAGTCGCTGGCGCAGGATACCCGCATTGGCACGATGAGTTCGGATGTCGCCGCGTTGCTCGAACTCGGCCGGGAGGGAGAAGATGTTGCCGCCATGCTCTCCGGCGAGTTGGAGGTCTTCCGTGCTGAGTTGCAGAAGCTCGAGACCGGGATGCTGCTCTCCGGGGAACACGATCATCGTTCGGCCATCCTGAATATCCATCCCGGAGCGGGTGGCACCGAAAGCCAGGACTGGGCCGAGATGCTGATGCGCATGTATCTGCGCTGGGCGGAACGCAAGGATTTTAAAGCCGTGATCACCGACGAATTGGCCGGTGATGGCGCGGGCATCAAGAGCGTCACGATCGAGATCGAAGGCGAAAACGCCTATGGTTTGATGTCGAGCGAGATTGGTGTCCACCGCCTGGTGCGGATTTCGCCCTTTGATGCAAATGCCCGCCGCCACACCAGCTTTGCCAGCGTCTACGTGTATCCGATGATTGACGATGAGATCAAGATCGAGATCAAGCCGGAGGATGTCCGTACCGATGTCTTTCGTGCCTCGGGCGCCGGGGGCCAGCACGTCAACCGCACGGAGAGCGCTGTGCGGATGACCCACATTCCAACGGGAATTGTGGTGCAATGCCAGAACGAGCGGTCGCAGCATAAGAACCGGGCCAGTGCGTTGAAACAGCTCAAGGCGCGTTTGTTCGAGCATGAGTTGGAGAAGCGCAAAGCGGAAGACCAGAAGAGCGAGGATTCCAAGCTCGACATTAACTTCGGCAGCCAGATCCGCAGTTATGTGCTCGCTCCGTACCGGATGATCAAAGACCATCGCACGAAGATGTCGGTGGGCGATGTGGACCGGGTGCTGGACGGCGATCTGGATGGCTTCATGCATGCCTGGCTTGTTTATAAGAAGACCGGGAAGACGGCGGGTGATGGCAAGGACGAGCTTCCAGACTAAGGGGAACGAAGACCGGATGCTGCAAGCCGCAGAGTTGCTGCGCCGGGGCGGCGTGGTGGCCTTTCCGACCGAGACCGTCTATGGCCTGGGCGCGAATGCCTTGGACCCGGCGGCGATCGCGCGGATTTACGAGATCAAAGGCCGGCCGCGAACCTCGCCGTTGATCGTGCATGTCGCCACCATCGAGAAGGCGCGCGAACTGGTGACGGAATGGCCGGAGACGGCAGAGCGGCTGGCTCGCCGCTTCTGGCCAGGTCCGCTGACCCTTGTGCTGCCGAAGCATGAAGTGGTTCCGGTGGAGTTGACGGCGGGCTTGGGAACAGTCGGGATCCGGATTCCAGCCCATCCGGTGGCCTT is part of the Bryobacter aggregatus MPL3 genome and encodes:
- a CDS encoding M1 family metallopeptidase yields the protein MRLFQYGCVWVTISLLSSCAPKLDQEKPSMPIPKDEHSYAVPAEAISTHLDLYARVDFERKVISGTATHRVKGKGKITLDTKDLKIFKTESSIDGVNFHVAEYKLGPSDKILGAPLEINLSEGTKFVRVSYETSPSAVALQWLSEQQTAGKQSPYLYTQGQPIYTRSWIPLQDSPGIRITYKAKVETEPNFFAVMSAPNDQRTSAPTGSYSFDMTQRIPPYLIALAVGEIQFRLMGGRTGIYAEKQLLDAATKEFEDLDAMVRAAEQLFGSYRWDRYDVLILPPSFPIGGMENPRLTFVTPTILAGDKSLVSLISHELAHSWSGNLVTNATWSDFWLNEGVTTYVERRIQEALFGKQRSDMEFAIEIGELKTEMAKLQPKDQILHIDLKGRDPEDGVTLVPYVKGALLLRAIEDAVGRDKFDAMLRSYFESFAFQSITTENFEQFLAQKLPELKLNLKEWIYEPGLPASAPKIDSFLLAEVEDQVARFQQGQTMRVDDWGPQQWLHFLRSLPSTLTAEKMAALDKSFKLTASTNNEILDAWLILAIRHNYTPAQPAVEEFLKSVGRQKFIKPLYEEMAKTPAGKTRAKALFARNKASYHPIAAGAVEALLAK
- the prfB gene encoding peptide chain release factor 2 (programmed frameshift) yields the protein MTLEEIEREYDQLRQQADSVRSYLDSPKKKKQLNELEQVISDPDFWNHPEKSQEVMQKRKRLEESLAQDTRIGTMSSDVAALLELGREGEDVAAMLSGELEVFRAELQKLETGMLLSGEHDHRSAILNIHPGAGGTESQDWAEMLMRMYLRWAERKDFKAVITDELAGDGAGIKSVTIEIEGENAYGLMSSEIGVHRLVRISPFDANARRHTSFASVYVYPMIDDEIKIEIKPEDVRTDVFRASGAGGQHVNRTESAVRMTHIPTGIVVQCQNERSQHKNRASALKQLKARLFEHELEKRKAEDQKSEDSKLDINFGSQIRSYVLAPYRMIKDHRTKMSVGDVDRVLDGDLDGFMHAWLVYKKTGKTAGDGKDELPD
- a CDS encoding lipid-binding SYLF domain-containing protein → MKPLCALLALGLTASLFAQSNEEKRLKAAGDTLHEVMQMKDKAIPQDLLDKSYCAVIIPGLKKGAFIFGGKYGKGFFVCRHENGSGWGSPAGVRVEGGSVGFQIGGSEQDVILLVMNAKGAQRLLSSQFKLGGEASVAAGPVGRTSSAQTDAYLTAEILSYSRSRGVFAGISLEGSTLRQDLDVNKELYGKTMTNKEIISENPKPPAAAGVMIADLNKYSPRRSN